The Neodiprion virginianus isolate iyNeoVirg1 chromosome 5, iyNeoVirg1.1, whole genome shotgun sequence genome contains a region encoding:
- the LOC124306250 gene encoding methylosome subunit pICln isoform X1: MVVLINFLLPQEGVRHEEPDTTLYVNDREVGKGTLYVTESLLSWVSGTTGQGFSLEYPNISLHAISRDQQLHPHQYLYVMVDAKLDPADMQELLPIDARSEGNDEKDDDDESETPMTEMRFVPENSNSLDAMFQAMSQCQALHPDPQEMNKNFTAEEDIYEDAEDDVFKCWEAETDAMPYILASDEAYNQNGADTDEAMDIEAGQFEDAEEDP, translated from the exons ATGGTCGTGCTGATCAATTTTCTACTGCCGCAAGAAGGTGTTAGACACGAAGAGCCTGACACTACGTTGTACGTAAATGACAGAGAAGTTGGAAAGGGTACACTGTATGTGACAGAAAG CCTACTATCATGGGTTAGTGGGACGACTGGTCAAGGATTTTCATTGGAATATCCTAATATATCGCTGCATGCTATATCAAGGGACCAACAACTACATCCTCACCAATACCTTTATGTCATGGTAGATGCAAAATTAGACCCTGCAg ATATGCAAGAATTGCTGCCTATAGATGCCCGATCTGAAGGCAACGATGAAAaggacgacgacgatgaaTCGGAAACTCCAATGACTGAAATGAGATTCGTTccagaaaattcaaatagcTTGGATGCCATGTTTCAAGCGATGAGCCAGTGCCAAGCACTTCACCCTGATCCTCAAG AAATGAACAAAAACTTCACAGCTGAAGAGGATATCTATGAGGATGCTGAGGACGATGTTTTCAAATGTTGGGAAGCTGAAACAGACGCTATGCCATACATATTGGCATCGG ATGAAGCATATAATCAGAACGGTGCAGATACAGACGAAGCCATGGATATTGAAGCAGGCCAGTTTGAAGATGCTGAAGAAGACCCTTAG
- the LOC124306250 gene encoding methylosome subunit pICln isoform X2: MVVLINFLLPQEGVRHEEPDTTLYVNDREVGKGTLYVTESLLSWVSGTTGQGFSLEYPNISLHAISRDQQLHPHQYLYVMVDAKLDPADMQELLPIDARSEGNDEKDDDDESETPMTEMRFVPENSNSLDAMFQAMSQCQALHPDPQAEEDIYEDAEDDVFKCWEAETDAMPYILASDEAYNQNGADTDEAMDIEAGQFEDAEEDP, translated from the exons ATGGTCGTGCTGATCAATTTTCTACTGCCGCAAGAAGGTGTTAGACACGAAGAGCCTGACACTACGTTGTACGTAAATGACAGAGAAGTTGGAAAGGGTACACTGTATGTGACAGAAAG CCTACTATCATGGGTTAGTGGGACGACTGGTCAAGGATTTTCATTGGAATATCCTAATATATCGCTGCATGCTATATCAAGGGACCAACAACTACATCCTCACCAATACCTTTATGTCATGGTAGATGCAAAATTAGACCCTGCAg ATATGCAAGAATTGCTGCCTATAGATGCCCGATCTGAAGGCAACGATGAAAaggacgacgacgatgaaTCGGAAACTCCAATGACTGAAATGAGATTCGTTccagaaaattcaaatagcTTGGATGCCATGTTTCAAGCGATGAGCCAGTGCCAAGCACTTCACCCTGATCCTCAAG CTGAAGAGGATATCTATGAGGATGCTGAGGACGATGTTTTCAAATGTTGGGAAGCTGAAACAGACGCTATGCCATACATATTGGCATCGG ATGAAGCATATAATCAGAACGGTGCAGATACAGACGAAGCCATGGATATTGAAGCAGGCCAGTTTGAAGATGCTGAAGAAGACCCTTAG
- the LOC124306251 gene encoding adrenodoxin-like protein 1, mitochondrial — protein MTVSLPNLLSRFLVKRLLFSSSYYRPKMFSQLDMHTTERLGHGEYEYQDPTSEDQVVNVVYITKHGERIPVRGKVGDNVLYLAHRHGIEMEGACEASLACTTCHVYVNSDHREKLPTAEDKEEDLLDLAPFLKENSRLGCQIILTKELNGLELELPKATRNFYVDGHTPTPH, from the exons ATGACAGTGTCTTTGCCAAACCTTTTGTCGAGGTTCTTAGTAAAGAGATTATTGTTTTCGTCAAGCTATTATCGtccaaaaatgttttcccaGCTTGACATGCACACAACTGAGC GACTAGGTCACGGAGAATACGAATATCAGGATCCTACATCGGAGGACCAAGT CGTCAACGTGGTGTACATTACTAAACATGGAGAAAGGATACCAGTCAGAGGAAAAGTTGGTGACAATGTATTGTACTTGGCGCACAGGCATGGAATTGAAATGGAAGGTGCATGCGAAGCTTCCTTGGCCTGTACTACTTGTCATGTCTACGTAAATTCTGATCATCGGGAAAAATTACCCACAGCAGAAGACAAGGAAGAAGATTTATTAGACCTGGCTCCATTTCTGAAAGAAAATTCCAGATTGG GATGTCAAATAATTCTGACTAAAGAATtaaatggattagaacttgAACTTCCAAAAGCTacaagaaatttttatgtaGATGGTCACACTCCAACAccccattaa
- the LOC124306244 gene encoding sprouty-related, EVH1 domain-containing protein 1 isoform X1, producing the protein MTEASEDGNYLVRVRAQVMTRDDSSGGWVPLGGGGLSNVSVRRRSPSTAGGHPNVGIASPGIPSAASSTAVPTTSTSGTAHPGVVPNLGSTSHDSTTTSPPGATDGKHEYLIYGKRISDQTVVLSCTIKKDFEYNKVMPTFHHWRTGEKKFGLTFQTAADARAFDKGVRTAVEELLEGLAESSLYCGQSDVGDDDVFMTLNLPVDPVDPRPSSETQRGAVRKLNHHHHHSQCPDFSLDPHKAPPIHYIGGPSAKPLPPPHHPLESMDVSTDNYPYVQLTTLNHEYQYPVIEDHKGGRFDRRGSSSSLKKPDVIVSQMAKSCGKRNSSVRLRCKHCQELYSEQHNPRGACEYAPDPVRRGIATVSCLSCAQCMLYHCMSDAEGDFAQNPCSCSTEEGCGRRWFGLALLSMIVPCLWFYPPLRAVHWCGMSCGLCGGRHYPME; encoded by the exons ATGACAGAGGCGTCGGAAGA TGGTAACTACTTGGTAAGGGTCAGGGCCCAGGTCATGACTAGGGACGACAGCTCCGGGGGTTGGGTGCCTCTTGGCGGCGGGGGATTGTCCAACGTCTCTGTGAGACGGAGGTCTCCCTCCACCGCGGGGGGGCATCCCAATGTCGGCATTGCAAGTCCTGGGATCCCTTCCGCCGCCTCATCAACCGCTGTGCCTACCACGTCAACCTCTGGCACAGCCCACCCCGGCGTCGTCCCTAACCTTGGCTCTACATCTCATGATTCGACAACTACCTCCCCACCTGGGGCAACAGATGGCAAACACGAATACCTCATCTATGGCAAACGAATCTCTGATCAGACT gtCGTTCTTAGCTGCACAATAAAAAAGGATTTTGAATACAACAAAGTCATGCCAACATTTCACCATTGGCGTacaggagagaaaaaatttggactTACCTTTCAAACAGCTGCGGATGCCAGGGCATTTGACAAGGGGGTCCGTACAGCGGTTGAAGAATTGCTAGAAG GCCTTGCGGAATCATCCTTGTATTGTGGTCAATCAGATGTTGGAGATGACGATGTTTTTATG ACATTAAACCTGCCTGTGGATCCGGTAGATCCACGCCCATCATCCGAAACACAGCGGGGTGCAGTTCGTAAGCTAAATCATCACCACCATCATTCCCAGTGTCCGGATTTTTCTTTGGACCCCCATAAAGCACCGCCGATTCATTACATTGGCGGCCCTTCAGCAAAGCCGCTACCTCCGCCGCATCATCCCTTGGAATCAATGGACGTCAGTACAGACAATTACCCGTACGTACAACTGACAACCCTGAACCATGAGTACCAGTACCCAGTTATCGAGGACCATAAAGGTGGGAGGTTCGACAGACGCGGCTCTTCCAGCTCGCTCAAGAAGCCAGATGTAATAGTTTCACAGATGGCAAAAAGTTGCGGGAAACGTAATAGCAGTGTACGTCTACGGTGTAAACATTGCCAGGAGTTATATTCTGAGCAGCACAATCCGAGAGGTGCCTGTGAATACGCACCTGATCCAGTCAGACGGGGCATCGCCACCGTTTCATGTCTTTCATGTGCCCAGTGCATGCTATATCACTGCATGAGCGACGCTGAGGGGGATTTTGCACAGAACCCATGCAG CTGCAGTACGGAGGAAGGCTGTGGTCGGCGATGGTTCGGACTGGCTCTGTTGTCGATGATTGTTCCTTGTTTGTGGTTTTACCCACCTCTTCGCGCCGTTCACTGGTGCGGAATGTCTTGCGGGTTGTGCGGAGGTCGCCATTATCCCATGGAATAA
- the LOC124306244 gene encoding sprouty-related, EVH1 domain-containing protein 1 isoform X2 codes for MTEASEDGNYLVRVRAQVMTRDDSSGGWVPLGGGGLSNVSVRRRSPSTAGGHPNVGIASPGIPSAASSTAVPTTSTSGTAHPGVVPNLGSTSHDSTTTSPPGATDGKHEYLIYGKRISDQTVVLSCTIKKDFEYNKVMPTFHHWRTGEKKFGLTFQTAADARAFDKGVRTAVEELLEDVGDDDVFMTLNLPVDPVDPRPSSETQRGAVRKLNHHHHHSQCPDFSLDPHKAPPIHYIGGPSAKPLPPPHHPLESMDVSTDNYPYVQLTTLNHEYQYPVIEDHKGGRFDRRGSSSSLKKPDVIVSQMAKSCGKRNSSVRLRCKHCQELYSEQHNPRGACEYAPDPVRRGIATVSCLSCAQCMLYHCMSDAEGDFAQNPCSCSTEEGCGRRWFGLALLSMIVPCLWFYPPLRAVHWCGMSCGLCGGRHYPME; via the exons ATGACAGAGGCGTCGGAAGA TGGTAACTACTTGGTAAGGGTCAGGGCCCAGGTCATGACTAGGGACGACAGCTCCGGGGGTTGGGTGCCTCTTGGCGGCGGGGGATTGTCCAACGTCTCTGTGAGACGGAGGTCTCCCTCCACCGCGGGGGGGCATCCCAATGTCGGCATTGCAAGTCCTGGGATCCCTTCCGCCGCCTCATCAACCGCTGTGCCTACCACGTCAACCTCTGGCACAGCCCACCCCGGCGTCGTCCCTAACCTTGGCTCTACATCTCATGATTCGACAACTACCTCCCCACCTGGGGCAACAGATGGCAAACACGAATACCTCATCTATGGCAAACGAATCTCTGATCAGACT gtCGTTCTTAGCTGCACAATAAAAAAGGATTTTGAATACAACAAAGTCATGCCAACATTTCACCATTGGCGTacaggagagaaaaaatttggactTACCTTTCAAACAGCTGCGGATGCCAGGGCATTTGACAAGGGGGTCCGTACAGCGGTTGAAGAATTGCTAGAAG ATGTTGGAGATGACGATGTTTTTATG ACATTAAACCTGCCTGTGGATCCGGTAGATCCACGCCCATCATCCGAAACACAGCGGGGTGCAGTTCGTAAGCTAAATCATCACCACCATCATTCCCAGTGTCCGGATTTTTCTTTGGACCCCCATAAAGCACCGCCGATTCATTACATTGGCGGCCCTTCAGCAAAGCCGCTACCTCCGCCGCATCATCCCTTGGAATCAATGGACGTCAGTACAGACAATTACCCGTACGTACAACTGACAACCCTGAACCATGAGTACCAGTACCCAGTTATCGAGGACCATAAAGGTGGGAGGTTCGACAGACGCGGCTCTTCCAGCTCGCTCAAGAAGCCAGATGTAATAGTTTCACAGATGGCAAAAAGTTGCGGGAAACGTAATAGCAGTGTACGTCTACGGTGTAAACATTGCCAGGAGTTATATTCTGAGCAGCACAATCCGAGAGGTGCCTGTGAATACGCACCTGATCCAGTCAGACGGGGCATCGCCACCGTTTCATGTCTTTCATGTGCCCAGTGCATGCTATATCACTGCATGAGCGACGCTGAGGGGGATTTTGCACAGAACCCATGCAG CTGCAGTACGGAGGAAGGCTGTGGTCGGCGATGGTTCGGACTGGCTCTGTTGTCGATGATTGTTCCTTGTTTGTGGTTTTACCCACCTCTTCGCGCCGTTCACTGGTGCGGAATGTCTTGCGGGTTGTGCGGAGGTCGCCATTATCCCATGGAATAA
- the LOC124306240 gene encoding general transcription factor IIH subunit 4 isoform X1: MSNTISGKNLLRPTGLQCKDLHEYLKTRPPETLNKLYHNPPICLAVFRELPEIARHYVMRLLFVEQPVPQAVIASWCSKLHTDEHQKVVKILNELNIWKEASIPGGLPGWILNSTLKKNLKIVLLGGGKPWTMSNQLETDNKPRDVAFLDTYALERWECVLHYMVGSQQQEGISADAVRILLHAGLMKRDEEDGSPVITQAGFQFLLLDTASQVWYFILQYLDTIEARGLDLVVCLTFLFQLNFSTLGKDYSTEGMSEGLLTFLQHLREFGLVYQRKRKAGRFYPTRLALNIATGQNKPLSSDLEKEGYIVVETNYRVYAYTNSNLQVALLGLFCEMLYRFPNLVVSILTRDSVRQALKSGITAEQIVGYLHQHAHPKMIALGPPTLPPTIVDQIKLWENERNRFIFSEGVLYSQFLSQTDFEVLRDHALTTQVLIWQSERKRTMVVTKAGHDDVKKFWKRYSKGSS; the protein is encoded by the exons ATGTCAAACACGATAAGTGGTAAGAATTTATTGCGTCCAACTGGGCTGCAGTGCAAAGATCTTCATGAATATCTAAAGACTCGGCCGCCAGAAACGTTGAATAAACTGTATCACAACCCTCCGATTTGTCTGGCCGTTTTTCGGGAATTGCCTGAAATAGCCAGGCATTATGTTATGCGGTTGCTGTTCGTTGAACAGCCCGTACCTCAGGCAGTCATAGCTTCATGGTGTTCAAAGTTACATACCGATGAGCATCAGAAAGTCGTCAAAATTCTCAATGAGCTAAATATCTGGAAGGAAGCATCAATCCCCGGTGGTCTACCTGGGTGGATTTTGAATTCAACGTTgaagaagaatttgaaaatagttttacTTGGTGGCGGTAAACCTTGGACGATGTCAAATCAGTTAGAAACCGATAATAAACCACGAGACGTCGCCTTCCTAGATACGTATGCCTTGGAAAGGTGGGAGTGTGTTCTCCATTACATGGTCGGATCTCAGCAGCAAGAAG GAATATCGGCTGATGCGGTAAGAATACTGCTACATGCTGGACTGATGAAACGTGACGAGGAAGACGGCAGCCCAGTCATTACACAAGCAGGATTTCAGTTTCTACTGCTAGATACAGCGTCCCAG GTCTGGTACTTCATTCTTCAATACTTGGACACTATAGAAGCCAGGGGTCTGGATCTGGTCGTTTGTCTAACCTTCttgtttcaattgaatttctcGACATTGGGAAAAGATTACAGTACTGAAGGTATGTCAGAGGGACTATTGACATTTTTGCAGCACCTCAGAGAATTTGGTCTGGTCTATCAAAGAAAACGTAAGGCTGGAAg aTTTTACCCTACCAGGCTAGCACTAAACATTGCCACAGGTCAAAATAAGCCTCTGTCAAGTGACTTAGAGAAGGAAGGATACATAGTCGTGGAAACCAATTACAGAGTTTACGCTTATACCAATTCTAATTTGCAAGTCGCTCTGCTTGGTCTCTTTTGTGAAATGCTTTACAG GTTCCCAAACTTGGTTGTATCCATTTTAACAAGAGATTCAGTGAGGCAAGCTCTGAAGAGCGGCATTACAGCTGAACAAATCGTTGG ATACCTACATCAGCATGCCCATCCTAAGATGATTGCCTTAGGACCACCAACTTTGCCCCCTACCATAGTGGATCAAATCAAGTTGTGggaaaacgaaagaaatagATTTATATTTAGCGAGGGCGTTCTGTATAGCCAGTTTCTTTCACAGACTGACTTTGAAGTTCTCAGAGATCACGCGCTCACCACCCAAGTTCTAATCTGGCAAAGCGAAAG AAAGCGGACTATGGTTGTCACAAAAGCGGGTCATGATGACGTCAAAAAGTTTTGGAAGCGTTATTCGAAAGGAAGCagttga
- the LOC124306240 gene encoding general transcription factor IIH subunit 4 isoform X2, which yields MSNTISGKNLLRPTGLQCKDLHEYLKTRPPETLNKLYHNPPICLAVFRELPEIARHYVMRLLFVEQPVPQAVIASWCSKLHTDEHQKVVKILNELNIWKEASIPGGLPGWILNSTLKKNLKIVLLGGGKPWTMSNQLETDNKPRDVAFLDTYALERWECVLHYMVGSQQQEGISADAVRILLHAGLMKRDEEDGSPVITQAGFQFLLLDTASQVWYFILQYLDTIEARGLDLVVCLTFLFQLNFSTLGKDYSTEGMSEGLLTFLQHLREFGLVYQRKRKAGRFYPTRLALNIATGQNKPLSSDLEKEGYIVVETNYRVYAYTNSNLQVALLGLFCEMLYRFPNLVVSILTRDSVRQALKSGITAEQIVGYIPTSACPS from the exons ATGTCAAACACGATAAGTGGTAAGAATTTATTGCGTCCAACTGGGCTGCAGTGCAAAGATCTTCATGAATATCTAAAGACTCGGCCGCCAGAAACGTTGAATAAACTGTATCACAACCCTCCGATTTGTCTGGCCGTTTTTCGGGAATTGCCTGAAATAGCCAGGCATTATGTTATGCGGTTGCTGTTCGTTGAACAGCCCGTACCTCAGGCAGTCATAGCTTCATGGTGTTCAAAGTTACATACCGATGAGCATCAGAAAGTCGTCAAAATTCTCAATGAGCTAAATATCTGGAAGGAAGCATCAATCCCCGGTGGTCTACCTGGGTGGATTTTGAATTCAACGTTgaagaagaatttgaaaatagttttacTTGGTGGCGGTAAACCTTGGACGATGTCAAATCAGTTAGAAACCGATAATAAACCACGAGACGTCGCCTTCCTAGATACGTATGCCTTGGAAAGGTGGGAGTGTGTTCTCCATTACATGGTCGGATCTCAGCAGCAAGAAG GAATATCGGCTGATGCGGTAAGAATACTGCTACATGCTGGACTGATGAAACGTGACGAGGAAGACGGCAGCCCAGTCATTACACAAGCAGGATTTCAGTTTCTACTGCTAGATACAGCGTCCCAG GTCTGGTACTTCATTCTTCAATACTTGGACACTATAGAAGCCAGGGGTCTGGATCTGGTCGTTTGTCTAACCTTCttgtttcaattgaatttctcGACATTGGGAAAAGATTACAGTACTGAAGGTATGTCAGAGGGACTATTGACATTTTTGCAGCACCTCAGAGAATTTGGTCTGGTCTATCAAAGAAAACGTAAGGCTGGAAg aTTTTACCCTACCAGGCTAGCACTAAACATTGCCACAGGTCAAAATAAGCCTCTGTCAAGTGACTTAGAGAAGGAAGGATACATAGTCGTGGAAACCAATTACAGAGTTTACGCTTATACCAATTCTAATTTGCAAGTCGCTCTGCTTGGTCTCTTTTGTGAAATGCTTTACAG GTTCCCAAACTTGGTTGTATCCATTTTAACAAGAGATTCAGTGAGGCAAGCTCTGAAGAGCGGCATTACAGCTGAACAAATCGTTGGGTAT ATACCTACATCAGCATGCCCATCCTAA
- the LOC124306249 gene encoding cyclin-C yields MAGNFWHSSHHQQWLLDKQDLVRERQHDLSILSEEEYQKLFIFFSNLIQILGEQLKLRQQVIATATVYFKRFFARNSLKCIDPLLLAPTSLFLASKVEEFGVISNTRLITTCQTVVKNKFNYAYSQEFPYRTNHILECEFYLLEHLDCCLIVYQPYRPLLTLVQDVGPDDQLLTLAWRIVNDSLRTDVCLLYPPYQIAIGCLQIACVIQHKDLKSWFAELNADMEKIQEIARYIINLYELWRTYDEKKEIQGLLGKMPKPKAAPQR; encoded by the exons ATGGCCGGAAATTTTTGGCACAGTTCTCATCA CCAACAATGGTTACTCGATAAACAAGATTTAGTTCGAGAACGTCAGCACGACCTTTCTATTTTATCCGAAGAAGAGTATCaaaaactatttatttttttttcaaact TGATCCAAATATTGGGTGAACAGTTGAAACTTCGACAACAGGTGATAGCGACAGCCACCGTCTATTTTAAACGGTTCTTTGCCCGCAACAGTTTAAAATGTATTGACCCGTTGCTGTTGGCCCCAACTTCCTTGTTTCTGGCTTCTAAGGTAGAGGAATTTGGAGTCATATCGAACACCAGGCTGATTACAACATGCCAGACTGTCG taaaaaacaaattcaactATGCCTACTCTCAGGAATTTCCTTATAGAACCAATCACATTCTGGAATGTGAATTCTATCTTTTGGAACACCTTGACTGCTGTCTGATAGTCTATCAACCGTATCGTCCACTATTAACACTTGTACAAGATGTTGGACCAGACGATCAGCTGCTCACGCTAGCTTGGCGTATAGTCAATGACAGCTTGCGCACAGATGTGTGTCTGCTCTATCCCCCGTACCAAATCGCTATCG GTTGCCTGCAAATTGCCTGTGTAATACAGCATAAAGATTTAAAGTCATGGTTTGCCGAGTTGAATGCGGATATGGAAAAGATTCAGGAGATTGCCAGGTACATAATTAACTTATACGAGTTGTGGAGAACTTATGacgagaagaaagaaatacaAGGATTATTGGGCAAAATGCCGAAACCAAAGGCTGCACCGCAACGCTGA
- the LOC124306247 gene encoding protein ALP1-like — MMEDDWNELLTLLTPAIKKQDTVMRQAISPRDRLTVTLRYLATGNTFQDLSYSTRIAANTISKVIDETLRAIVEVLDSKVWNFPSSLEEWQVIAHKFDTLWNFPHCIGALDGKHINFRPPRSDGSIYRNYKGKDSIVLLGLVDAEYRFLFVDVGRNGRMHDSAVLRESPLWTKINDGTLNLPAPCEIPGFCYKLPYVIVGNEAFALKPNLLKPYPDRNLTLDKRIFNYRLSRVRRTVENAFGILANRWRVLLSTISLSVQKVERITYACVLLHNYLINKSNNDSSQWYVPHNYRISTRVDSNCNAVQLSEGQNASLYLRNNRSSNEVLEIRDKFCEYFNTTGIVPFQYTAIERGNY; from the coding sequence ATGATGGAAGATGACTGGAATGAGTTGTTGACACTTCTGACTCCGGCCATAAAAAAACAGGATACCGTTATGCGTCAAGCTATATCACCGAGGGACAGACTCACTGTGACTCTTCGATATTTAGCAACGGGCAATACCTTTCAAGATTTGAGCTACTCCACTCGCATAGCCGCGAACacaatttcaaaagtgattGACGAAACTTTAAGAGCAATAGTAGAAGTACTCGACTCAAAAGTATGGAATTTCCCATCATCGCTGGAGGAATGGCAGGTTATCGCtcacaaattcgatactttATGGAATTTTCCTCATTGCATCGGTGCGCTGGATGGGAAACACATCAATTTTCGTCCCCCTCGAAGTGACGGATCGATTTACCGTAATTATAAGGGAAAAGACAGCATTGTGCTTCTGGGTCTTGTCGATGCTGAATACAGATTTTTGTTCGTTGACGTCGGAAGAAATGGACGTATGCACGATTCTGCTGTTTTGCGTGAGAGCCCATTATGGACTAAGATCAACGATGGAACGTTGAACTTACCTGCTCCATGTGAAATTCCAGGCTTTTGTTACAAATTACCGTACGTGATTGTCGGTAACGAAGCATTTGCCTTGAAACCTAATTTGTTAAAGCCGTATCCGGATAGAAACTTGACGCTTGACAAAAGAATATTCAACTACAGATTGAGCCGTGTTCGCAGAACTGTTGAAAACGCTTTTGGCATACTGGCAAACAGATGGCGCGTTTTACTTTCTACGATATCTCTCTCCGTTCAAAAAGTAGAGAGAATAACTTACGCGTGTGTGcttttacataattatttaatcaataaatCTAACAATGATTCCAGTCAATGGTACGTACCGCATAATTACAGAATCTCAACCCGCGTTGATAGTAATTGTAATGCAGTACAATTATCCGAAGGGCAGAATGCCTCCCTATATCTGAGAAATAACCGAAGCAGTAACGAAGTTCTAGAGATACGagataaattttgtgaatacTTTAATACTACAGGCATAGTGCCATTTCAATATACCGCTATTGAACGAGGTAACTATTAG